In Tachysurus fulvidraco isolate hzauxx_2018 chromosome 25, HZAU_PFXX_2.0, whole genome shotgun sequence, the following proteins share a genomic window:
- the cep85 gene encoding centrosomal protein of 85 kDa isoform X1, whose translation MTSPRYQSLRPTVGKPDVEFQTPAVSEKFQSRFGWRSQRAESETGPGAKTSDNMQESCSSSSSPSFQPIQSQIPIPTAHVMPSTAHNALLHPTDSRSSSKSSLCKSASSPNLEAQDGGGVKQDCLSRYRSLVNGLDHSLFPGADHNHTRLDEGQGFETPPVEPTLNQSGLLGGFGPDVRMKLHMTGLGDAAEYRNDAFHSALDQTYKVLPEARTGISPSSESYGKTKGHLGENMADWQQKFESLRMQVEQMQLLGSGQYSSLYPSPLQCENSKWEAVMKANESLLKEKELIIDRQKQQLFQLEQRLRESELQVHGALMGRGAPLTDVCLLRLQEAQRENAFLRAQFAERSDLFAQEKLEADRRLGAVEAETQRLSESLKENSEKHTEELKKQEERIRNRDKHINSLKKKCQKEAEQNREKQQRIETLERYLADLPTMEDYQSQRKQLEVAEQKVDELQGLVEELEAQLKEVRAANRTKDGQLEEQQHRERELLATVTSLQARVQEGLEDGARLPSLDVEKLREENVTLKEEQQKLKKVLEKQLRMMEQLGSQIRSVQQQLSEEESNSQALRDEMISKDQQLLQLRSAVKELSAQNQELMEQSVCLHERLQAESSVCDVRLTQQLLTEMASCLTDLRSLCGVLTHTAHGQDPNLSMLLGISAPVVSQPCDDWQNPAVLQNKLQEALQLRRDVEELRNTVSDRYAQDMGENCTTQ comes from the exons ATGACATCACCAAGGTATCAGAGCCTCAGACCCACAG TTGGGAAGCCGGATGTGGAATTCCAGACGCCGGCCGTGTCCGAGAAGTTTCAGAGCCGATTTGGATGGAGGTCCCAGAGAGCTGAGAGCGAGACGGGTCCAGGAGCGAAGACCTCAGACAACATGCAGG aATCGTGCAGCTCCAGCAGCAGTCCATCTTTCCAGCCAATCCAGAGTCAGATTCCCATCCCCACTGCCCATGTCATGCCCTCTACGGCCCACAATGCTTTGCTGCACCCCACAGACTCGCGCTCCAGCTCCAAATCCTCTCTCTGTAAATCTGCATCATCCCCGAACCTGGAGGCACAGGACGGAGGCGGAGTCAAACAGGACTGCCTGAGTCGCTACCGCAGCCTCGTCAACGGATTAGACCACTCGCTGTTCCCCGGAGCGGACCACAACCACACCCGGCTGGATGAGGGTCAGGGCTTCGAGACGCCCCCCGTGGAGCCGACCCTGAACCAGTCCGGTCTGCTCGGGGGATTCGGACCCGACGTCAGGATGAAGCTTCACATGACCGGACTTGGAGACGCAGCAGAGTATCGGAACGACGCCTTCCATAGTGCTTTGGATCAGACGTATAAGGTGTTACCTGAAGCTAGAACAGGAATTTCACCCTCCTCCGAGTCGTACGGCAAAACCAAGGGGCATCTGGGGGAAAACATGGCCGACTGGCAGCAGAAATTCGAGAGCCTGCGAATGCAGGTGGAGCAAATGCAG TTATTAGGGAGTGGTCAGTACTCGTCTCTGTATCCGTCCCCTCTGCAGTGTGAGAACAGTAAATGGGAGGCGGTGATGAAGGCTAATGAGAGTCTGCTGAAGGAGAAGGAACTCATTATTGACAg gcAGAAGCAGCAGCTGTTTCAGTTGGAGCAGCGactcagagagagtgagttacaGGTCCATGGAGCTCTGATGGGACGAGGAGCCCCGTTGACTGATGTCTGTCTGCTCAGACTGCAG gaggcGCAGCGTGAGAACGCTTTCCTGCGCGCCCAGTTTGCTGAGCGCAGTGACTTGTTCGCTCAGGAGAAGCTGGAGGCAGACCGGCGTCTGGGAGCCGTAGAGGCAGAGACTCAGCGTCTGAGCGAGAGTCTGAAGGAGAACTCggagaaacacacagaggagCTGAAAAAGCAGGAGGAGAGG ataCGGAACCGagataaacacataaacagcCTGAAGAAGAAATGCCAGAAGGAGGCAGAGCAGAACCGAGAGAAACAGCAGCGCATCGAGACGCTGGAGCGTTACCTGGCTGACCTGCCCACCATGGAGGACTACCAGAGCCAGAGGAAACAg CTGGAGGTGGCAGAACAGAAGGTGGATGAACTGCAGGGATTAGTGGAGGAACTGGAGGCTCAGCTGAAGGAGGTGCGAGCAGCCAACCGCACTAAAGACGGACAACTGGAGGAACaacaacacagagagagggagctGCTCGCTACTGTCActag TCTGCAGGCCCGTGTGCAGGAGGGGTTGGAGGACGGAGCTCGGTTGCCGTCTCTGGACGTCGAGAAGCTCCGAGAAGAAAACGTGACTTTAAAAGAAGAGCAGCAGAAACTCAAAAAG GTTCTTGAGAAGCAGCTGAGGATGATGGAGCAGCTCGGCTCCCAGATCAGG agTGTGCAGCAGCAGCTATCTGAGGAGGAGAGTAACAGTCAGGCTCTGAGAGACGAGATGATCTCAAAAGATCAGCAGCTGTTGCAGTTGCGCTCGGCTGTGAAGGAG ctgtctGCACAGAATCAGGAGCTGATggagcagagtgtgtgtttgcatgagCGTCTGCAGGCTGAgtcgagtgtgtgtgatgtgcgaCTCACTCAGCAGCTGCTCACTGAAATGGCGTCGTGTCTCACCGATTTGCGTTCGCTCTGCGGTGTCCTTACACACACCGCACACGGTCAAGACCCTAACCTGTCCATGCTGCTGGGGATCAGTG ccCCTGTAGTATCACAGCCTTGTGACGATTGGCAGAATCCTGCAGTTCTGCAGAATAAACTCCAGGAGGCGCTGCAGCTAAGACGAGATGTGGAGGAGCTGCGAAACACCGTCTCAGACCGCTACGCCCAGGACATGGGGGAGAACTGCaccacacagtaa
- the cep85 gene encoding centrosomal protein of 85 kDa isoform X2: MPSTAHNALLHPTDSRSSSKSSLCKSASSPNLEAQDGGGVKQDCLSRYRSLVNGLDHSLFPGADHNHTRLDEGQGFETPPVEPTLNQSGLLGGFGPDVRMKLHMTGLGDAAEYRNDAFHSALDQTYKVLPEARTGISPSSESYGKTKGHLGENMADWQQKFESLRMQVEQMQLLGSGQYSSLYPSPLQCENSKWEAVMKANESLLKEKELIIDRQKQQLFQLEQRLRESELQVHGALMGRGAPLTDVCLLRLQEAQRENAFLRAQFAERSDLFAQEKLEADRRLGAVEAETQRLSESLKENSEKHTEELKKQEERIRNRDKHINSLKKKCQKEAEQNREKQQRIETLERYLADLPTMEDYQSQRKQLEVAEQKVDELQGLVEELEAQLKEVRAANRTKDGQLEEQQHRERELLATVTSLQARVQEGLEDGARLPSLDVEKLREENVTLKEEQQKLKKVLEKQLRMMEQLGSQIRSVQQQLSEEESNSQALRDEMISKDQQLLQLRSAVKELSAQNQELMEQSVCLHERLQAESSVCDVRLTQQLLTEMASCLTDLRSLCGVLTHTAHGQDPNLSMLLGISAPVVSQPCDDWQNPAVLQNKLQEALQLRRDVEELRNTVSDRYAQDMGENCTTQ; this comes from the exons ATGCCCTCTACGGCCCACAATGCTTTGCTGCACCCCACAGACTCGCGCTCCAGCTCCAAATCCTCTCTCTGTAAATCTGCATCATCCCCGAACCTGGAGGCACAGGACGGAGGCGGAGTCAAACAGGACTGCCTGAGTCGCTACCGCAGCCTCGTCAACGGATTAGACCACTCGCTGTTCCCCGGAGCGGACCACAACCACACCCGGCTGGATGAGGGTCAGGGCTTCGAGACGCCCCCCGTGGAGCCGACCCTGAACCAGTCCGGTCTGCTCGGGGGATTCGGACCCGACGTCAGGATGAAGCTTCACATGACCGGACTTGGAGACGCAGCAGAGTATCGGAACGACGCCTTCCATAGTGCTTTGGATCAGACGTATAAGGTGTTACCTGAAGCTAGAACAGGAATTTCACCCTCCTCCGAGTCGTACGGCAAAACCAAGGGGCATCTGGGGGAAAACATGGCCGACTGGCAGCAGAAATTCGAGAGCCTGCGAATGCAGGTGGAGCAAATGCAG TTATTAGGGAGTGGTCAGTACTCGTCTCTGTATCCGTCCCCTCTGCAGTGTGAGAACAGTAAATGGGAGGCGGTGATGAAGGCTAATGAGAGTCTGCTGAAGGAGAAGGAACTCATTATTGACAg gcAGAAGCAGCAGCTGTTTCAGTTGGAGCAGCGactcagagagagtgagttacaGGTCCATGGAGCTCTGATGGGACGAGGAGCCCCGTTGACTGATGTCTGTCTGCTCAGACTGCAG gaggcGCAGCGTGAGAACGCTTTCCTGCGCGCCCAGTTTGCTGAGCGCAGTGACTTGTTCGCTCAGGAGAAGCTGGAGGCAGACCGGCGTCTGGGAGCCGTAGAGGCAGAGACTCAGCGTCTGAGCGAGAGTCTGAAGGAGAACTCggagaaacacacagaggagCTGAAAAAGCAGGAGGAGAGG ataCGGAACCGagataaacacataaacagcCTGAAGAAGAAATGCCAGAAGGAGGCAGAGCAGAACCGAGAGAAACAGCAGCGCATCGAGACGCTGGAGCGTTACCTGGCTGACCTGCCCACCATGGAGGACTACCAGAGCCAGAGGAAACAg CTGGAGGTGGCAGAACAGAAGGTGGATGAACTGCAGGGATTAGTGGAGGAACTGGAGGCTCAGCTGAAGGAGGTGCGAGCAGCCAACCGCACTAAAGACGGACAACTGGAGGAACaacaacacagagagagggagctGCTCGCTACTGTCActag TCTGCAGGCCCGTGTGCAGGAGGGGTTGGAGGACGGAGCTCGGTTGCCGTCTCTGGACGTCGAGAAGCTCCGAGAAGAAAACGTGACTTTAAAAGAAGAGCAGCAGAAACTCAAAAAG GTTCTTGAGAAGCAGCTGAGGATGATGGAGCAGCTCGGCTCCCAGATCAGG agTGTGCAGCAGCAGCTATCTGAGGAGGAGAGTAACAGTCAGGCTCTGAGAGACGAGATGATCTCAAAAGATCAGCAGCTGTTGCAGTTGCGCTCGGCTGTGAAGGAG ctgtctGCACAGAATCAGGAGCTGATggagcagagtgtgtgtttgcatgagCGTCTGCAGGCTGAgtcgagtgtgtgtgatgtgcgaCTCACTCAGCAGCTGCTCACTGAAATGGCGTCGTGTCTCACCGATTTGCGTTCGCTCTGCGGTGTCCTTACACACACCGCACACGGTCAAGACCCTAACCTGTCCATGCTGCTGGGGATCAGTG ccCCTGTAGTATCACAGCCTTGTGACGATTGGCAGAATCCTGCAGTTCTGCAGAATAAACTCCAGGAGGCGCTGCAGCTAAGACGAGATGTGGAGGAGCTGCGAAACACCGTCTCAGACCGCTACGCCCAGGACATGGGGGAGAACTGCaccacacagtaa